The following proteins come from a genomic window of Streptomyces sp. Sge12:
- a CDS encoding Zn-dependent alcohol dehydrogenase, producing MRGVVFDGKQAQVVDDLEIRGPGPGEVLVAIGAAGLCHSDLSVIDGTIPFPPPVVLGHEGAGVVEAVGPGVTHVAPGDHVALSTLANCGACADCDRGRPTMCRKAIGMPGQPFSRGGKPLFQFASNSAFAERTIVKAVQAVRIPADIPLASAALIGCGVLTGVGAVLNRARVDRGESVVVIGTGGIGLNVLQGARIAGATTIVAVDANPAKEAVARQFGATHFIDASAVADSSAAVREILPTGADHAFECVGNVKLIRQAIDLLDRHGQAVLLGVPGFREEASFLVSSMYLDKTIMGCRYGSSRPQRDIALYAELYRQGRLLLDELVTEVYPVEDFAKAVDDAHHGRVARGVLTF from the coding sequence GTGAGAGGCGTCGTGTTCGACGGCAAGCAGGCCCAGGTGGTCGACGACCTGGAGATCCGCGGTCCCGGGCCGGGGGAGGTGCTCGTCGCGATCGGGGCGGCCGGGCTGTGCCACAGCGACCTGTCGGTGATCGACGGGACGATCCCGTTCCCGCCGCCGGTGGTGCTGGGGCACGAGGGCGCGGGCGTCGTGGAGGCGGTGGGCCCGGGCGTCACGCACGTCGCGCCGGGCGATCATGTGGCCCTGTCCACCCTCGCCAACTGCGGGGCGTGCGCGGACTGCGACCGGGGCCGGCCGACGATGTGCCGCAAGGCGATCGGGATGCCGGGGCAGCCGTTCTCGCGGGGCGGCAAGCCCTTGTTCCAGTTCGCCTCCAACTCCGCCTTCGCCGAGCGCACGATCGTCAAGGCCGTGCAGGCGGTGCGGATCCCCGCCGACATCCCGCTGGCCTCGGCGGCGCTCATCGGCTGCGGGGTCCTCACCGGGGTGGGGGCGGTGCTGAACCGGGCCCGCGTGGACCGGGGCGAGAGCGTGGTCGTCATCGGCACCGGCGGAATCGGCCTCAATGTCCTGCAAGGGGCCCGGATCGCGGGTGCCACGACGATCGTGGCCGTGGACGCGAACCCGGCGAAGGAGGCCGTGGCCCGCCAGTTCGGCGCCACGCACTTCATCGACGCGTCCGCCGTGGCCGACTCCTCGGCGGCGGTCCGCGAGATCCTGCCGACCGGCGCCGACCACGCCTTCGAGTGCGTGGGCAACGTCAAGCTGATCCGCCAGGCGATCGACCTCCTCGACCGGCACGGACAGGCGGTCCTGCTCGGCGTGCCCGGCTTCCGGGAGGAGGCGTCGTTCCTTGTGTCCTCCATGTACCTGGACAAGACGATCATGGGCTGCCGGTACGGGTCCTCGCGCCCGCAGCGCGACATCGCCCTGTACGCCGAGCTCTACCGGCAGGGCAGGCTGCTGCTGGACGAGCTGGTGACGGAGGTCTACCCGGTGGAGGACTTCGCCAAGGCGGTGGACGACGCCCACCACGGGCGGGTGGCGCGCGGGGTGCTCACCTTCTGA
- a CDS encoding flavin reductase family protein: MAATVVRYLRSVGSPTSASAQREPESVDALPRPDLRAVGADERAPVSPAEFRAVLGNFASGVTVITAPPGEDEEGPAGFACQSFASLSLDPPLVTFMVARTSTTWPRIARAGVFCVNILGAQQGELCRSFAVSGADKFAGVSHTPAPVTGSPQLDAVPAWIDCRIQAVHTGGDHLIVVGRVVAMGAAGEGEPLLFHKGRFGRLAD, from the coding sequence ATGGCGGCCACCGTCGTCCGATACCTCAGGTCAGTCGGCTCCCCCACCTCCGCCTCGGCGCAGCGGGAACCCGAGTCCGTCGACGCCCTGCCGCGTCCCGATCTGCGGGCCGTCGGCGCGGACGAGCGCGCGCCGGTGTCCCCCGCCGAGTTCCGGGCCGTGCTCGGGAACTTCGCCAGCGGGGTCACCGTCATCACCGCGCCGCCCGGCGAGGACGAGGAGGGCCCGGCCGGCTTCGCCTGCCAGTCCTTCGCCTCGCTCTCCCTCGACCCGCCCCTGGTCACCTTCATGGTGGCCCGTACGTCGACCACCTGGCCGCGGATCGCCCGCGCCGGGGTGTTCTGCGTCAACATCCTCGGAGCCCAACAGGGCGAGCTGTGCCGGTCCTTCGCCGTCAGCGGCGCCGACAAGTTCGCCGGGGTGAGCCACACCCCCGCCCCCGTCACGGGATCACCGCAGCTCGACGCCGTGCCCGCCTGGATCGACTGCCGGATCCAGGCCGTCCACACCGGCGGGGACCACCTCATCGTCGTGGGCCGGGTCGTGGCCATGGGCGCGGCCGGCGAGGGCGAGCCGCTCCTCTTCCACAAGGGCCGTTTCGGCCGCCTCGCCGACTGA
- a CDS encoding VOC family protein — MLGTDFTTGSPNWLDLGSPDTDAAVAFYGAVLGWEFASAGPEAGGYGFFQVGGKTVAALGPLTEEGATPAWMQHFMTSDVQATTAAVRDGGGTVRMEPMDVMGEGWLAQYTDPQGAEFAVWQPGKTSGLQLTSAENALLWTELHVPDPVAAIAFYAGLFGWRSAEMPAPGMTYRVLSTADGDQQDASFGGVAPFRGEGEGERARWVPYFMAADVDATVAVARANGGSVLMPATDLPEVGRIAWLADPAGAVFALLKPDPQM, encoded by the coding sequence ATGCTCGGCACCGACTTCACCACCGGATCACCCAACTGGCTCGACCTCGGCAGCCCCGACACCGACGCCGCCGTCGCCTTCTACGGAGCCGTCCTCGGCTGGGAGTTCGCCTCCGCCGGGCCCGAGGCCGGCGGGTACGGCTTCTTCCAGGTGGGCGGCAAGACCGTCGCCGCGCTCGGGCCGCTCACCGAGGAGGGCGCGACGCCCGCCTGGATGCAGCACTTCATGACCTCCGACGTCCAGGCCACCACCGCCGCCGTCCGCGACGGCGGCGGCACCGTCCGGATGGAGCCCATGGACGTCATGGGCGAGGGCTGGCTGGCCCAGTACACCGACCCGCAGGGCGCCGAGTTCGCCGTCTGGCAGCCCGGCAAGACCTCCGGACTCCAGCTGACCTCCGCCGAGAACGCTTTGCTGTGGACCGAGCTCCACGTACCGGACCCCGTCGCCGCCATCGCCTTCTACGCAGGCCTGTTCGGCTGGCGCAGCGCCGAGATGCCCGCGCCCGGAATGACGTACCGGGTACTGAGCACCGCCGACGGGGACCAGCAGGACGCCTCCTTCGGCGGGGTCGCCCCCTTCAGGGGCGAGGGCGAGGGCGAACGGGCGCGCTGGGTGCCGTACTTCATGGCGGCGGACGTCGACGCGACCGTCGCGGTGGCCAGGGCGAACGGCGGCTCGGTGCTCATGCCGGCCACCGACCTCCCGGAGGTCGGGCGGATCGCCTGGCTGGCCGACCCGGCCGGAGCGGTGTTCGCGCTGCTCAAGCCCGACCCGCAGATGTAG
- a CDS encoding enoyl-CoA hydratase/isomerase family protein has translation MTGTPEDDVLHRIENGVAWITLNRPEAMNAVTRDQRERVIALLAEASADPGIRAVVITATGKGFCAGADLRGGSAPAGERVAGDVARMIRLGAQRLITAVLDCEKPVLAAVNGTAAGIGAHLALACDLVIAAEPARFIEVFVRRGLVPDGGGAYLLPRLVGPQKAKELMFFGDAVPAVEAERLGLVNRVVPAEELEATARAWAERLAQGPTRALAMTKQLVNASLDGDRAAALAAEATAQEINMTTADAKEGVAGFVERRTPKYLGR, from the coding sequence ATGACCGGCACCCCCGAGGACGACGTCCTCCACCGCATCGAGAACGGCGTCGCCTGGATCACCCTCAACCGCCCCGAGGCGATGAACGCCGTCACCCGGGACCAGCGCGAGCGCGTCATCGCGCTGCTCGCCGAGGCCTCTGCCGACCCGGGCATCCGGGCCGTCGTCATCACCGCCACCGGCAAGGGCTTCTGCGCGGGCGCGGACCTGCGCGGCGGGAGCGCTCCCGCGGGCGAGCGGGTCGCCGGCGACGTCGCCCGTATGATCCGCCTCGGCGCGCAGCGCCTGATCACCGCCGTGCTCGACTGCGAGAAGCCCGTCCTCGCCGCCGTCAACGGCACGGCCGCCGGAATCGGCGCGCACCTCGCCCTCGCCTGCGATCTCGTCATCGCCGCCGAACCGGCCCGTTTCATCGAGGTGTTCGTCCGCCGCGGGCTGGTTCCCGACGGCGGGGGCGCGTACCTGCTGCCGCGGCTCGTCGGCCCGCAGAAGGCCAAGGAGCTGATGTTCTTCGGCGATGCCGTCCCGGCCGTCGAGGCCGAGCGCCTGGGCCTGGTGAACCGGGTGGTGCCGGCCGAGGAGCTGGAGGCGACCGCCCGTGCGTGGGCCGAGCGGCTCGCGCAGGGGCCCACGCGCGCGCTCGCCATGACCAAGCAGCTGGTCAACGCCTCGCTGGACGGGGACCGGGCGGCCGCGCTGGCCGCCGAGGCCACCGCTCAGGAGATCAACATGACCACGGCCGACGCGAAGGAGGGCGTGGCCGGCTTCGTGGAGCGGCGCACGCCCAAGTACCTCGGCCGCTGA
- a CDS encoding acetate--CoA ligase family protein → MLGSTHGTLTTDFRARVEACGESPRTAVHSSAAPSSDDAVPLDVSGRPLHADVPDLDRFFRPESVAVIGASDAEGKPNTGITRQLIAWAERVGARLHPVHPTRPTVFGLTCHASVSELPEQVDLAVLLIADPLPVIEELAETKVKFAVAFASGFAETGDAGAAAQERLGAAVQRSGLRLLGPNTNLNAFEEFREDLDGPAIALITQSGHQGRPVYTLQELGIRLSHWAPTGNEADLETADFISYFAEQPEVGAIACYVEGLKDGRSFLLAADRAARNGVPVVAVKVGRTETGARMAASHTGKLTGADTVVDAAMRQFGVIRVDGLDELQDTAALLARARRPKADGVVVYSISGGTGAHFSDLATEAGLTLPTLSQAKQDELHQWIPAYLNVANPVDNGGHPVGDWRGRKIIDALLADPDVGVLICPITGPFPPMSDRLAQDLVDAAEQSDKLICVIWGSPVGTEDAYRTTLLGSSRVATFRTFGNCITAVRAYLGHHRFTAGYRSPFEDAPRTPSPSYRKAQALMRPSQQLSEHAAKQLLRAYGIRVPREQLVTSAAAAVRAAGLVGYPVVMKASGPQLGHKTELGLVKIGLTSASQIRDAYRELTDIARYENVPLDGILVCQMVERGVEMVVGVTQDDLFGPTVTVGLGGVLVEVLHDAAVRVPPFGEDQARAMLRELRGHALLEGVRGAPPADVDALVEVVLRIQRMALELGDELSELDINPLMVLPRGQGAVALDALAICR, encoded by the coding sequence ATGCTTGGATCTACTCACGGCACCCTCACCACCGACTTCCGCGCACGTGTCGAGGCCTGCGGGGAGTCTCCCAGGACCGCCGTCCACTCGTCGGCGGCCCCCTCCTCCGACGACGCGGTCCCCCTCGACGTCAGCGGACGACCGCTGCACGCCGACGTCCCCGACCTGGACCGGTTCTTCCGACCCGAGTCCGTCGCCGTCATCGGCGCCTCCGACGCCGAGGGCAAACCCAACACCGGCATCACCCGCCAGCTCATCGCCTGGGCGGAGCGCGTCGGCGCCCGGCTCCACCCCGTGCACCCCACCCGCCCCACCGTCTTCGGGCTGACCTGCCACGCCTCCGTGAGCGAGCTTCCCGAGCAGGTGGACCTCGCCGTCCTCCTCATCGCCGACCCGCTCCCCGTCATCGAGGAACTGGCCGAGACCAAGGTCAAGTTCGCCGTCGCCTTCGCCTCCGGATTCGCGGAGACCGGCGACGCGGGCGCGGCCGCCCAGGAGCGGCTCGGCGCCGCCGTGCAGCGCTCGGGACTGCGCCTGCTGGGCCCCAACACCAACCTGAACGCCTTCGAGGAGTTCCGCGAGGACCTCGACGGCCCCGCGATCGCCCTGATCACCCAGTCCGGTCACCAGGGCCGGCCCGTCTACACCCTCCAGGAGCTCGGCATCCGGCTCTCCCACTGGGCGCCGACCGGCAACGAGGCCGACCTGGAGACCGCCGACTTCATCTCCTACTTCGCCGAGCAGCCCGAGGTGGGGGCCATCGCCTGCTACGTGGAGGGCCTCAAGGACGGCCGGTCCTTCCTGCTCGCCGCCGACCGGGCCGCCCGCAACGGGGTCCCGGTCGTCGCCGTCAAGGTCGGCCGCACCGAGACCGGCGCGCGCATGGCCGCCTCCCACACCGGGAAGCTGACCGGCGCCGACACCGTCGTGGACGCCGCCATGCGCCAGTTCGGCGTCATCCGCGTCGACGGGCTCGACGAGCTCCAGGACACCGCGGCCCTGCTCGCCCGCGCCCGGAGGCCGAAGGCCGACGGGGTCGTCGTCTACTCGATCTCCGGCGGCACCGGGGCCCACTTCTCCGACCTGGCCACGGAGGCGGGCCTGACCCTGCCCACCCTCTCGCAGGCCAAGCAGGACGAGCTCCACCAGTGGATCCCCGCGTACCTGAACGTCGCGAACCCCGTCGACAACGGCGGCCACCCGGTCGGCGACTGGCGCGGCCGGAAGATCATCGACGCGCTCCTCGCCGACCCCGACGTGGGCGTCCTGATCTGCCCGATCACCGGCCCCTTCCCGCCCATGAGCGACAGGCTCGCGCAGGACCTGGTGGACGCGGCCGAGCAGAGCGACAAGCTGATCTGCGTGATCTGGGGCTCCCCCGTCGGCACCGAGGACGCCTACCGCACCACCCTCCTCGGCTCCTCCCGCGTGGCCACCTTCCGCACCTTCGGCAACTGCATCACCGCCGTCCGCGCCTATCTCGGCCACCACCGCTTCACCGCCGGCTACCGCTCCCCGTTCGAGGACGCGCCCCGCACGCCCTCGCCCTCGTACCGCAAGGCGCAGGCCCTCATGCGGCCGTCGCAGCAGCTCAGCGAGCACGCGGCGAAGCAGCTCCTGCGCGCCTACGGGATACGGGTGCCCCGCGAGCAGCTGGTGACGAGCGCGGCGGCGGCGGTCCGCGCCGCCGGGCTGGTCGGCTACCCGGTGGTGATGAAGGCCTCGGGCCCGCAGCTGGGCCACAAGACGGAACTCGGCCTCGTGAAGATCGGCCTCACCTCGGCGAGCCAGATCCGCGACGCGTACCGGGAGCTGACCGACATCGCGCGCTACGAGAACGTGCCGCTCGACGGGATCCTGGTCTGCCAGATGGTGGAGCGGGGCGTGGAGATGGTCGTCGGCGTGACCCAGGACGACCTGTTCGGCCCCACCGTCACGGTCGGGCTGGGCGGGGTCCTGGTGGAGGTCCTGCACGACGCGGCGGTCCGCGTGCCGCCGTTCGGCGAGGACCAGGCGCGGGCGATGCTGAGGGAGCTGCGCGGGCATGCGCTGCTGGAGGGCGTGCGGGGGGCTCCGCCGGCGGATGTGGACGCCCTCGTGGAGGTCGTGCTGCGGATCCAGCGGATGGCCCTGGAACTGGGCGACGAGCTGTCCGAGCTGGACATCAACCCCCTGATGGTCCTCCCCCGCGGCCAGGGGGCGGTGGCTCTGGACGCCCTCGCCATCTGCCGCTGA